The Epilithonimonas zeae genome contains a region encoding:
- a CDS encoding alpha/beta hydrolase family protein: protein MNLIKHKNIILKGQKEFLADAFYLESKEKFPLIIFVHGYKGYKDWGAWELMGETFAKAGFYFVKFNFSHNGTTIEYPNQFADLEAFGENNYSKELEDLEVVINHFKNQKEVDSQNITLLGHSRGGGISIIKASENSSISKLITLASVSTLDRFPKDEAFENWKNEGVYLVENARTKQKMPHYFEFYQDFEINKERFDVEKACEKLAIPSLFIHGSADESVSLSHSENLKQWTKDSQIKIIGNANHTFGAKEPWEDDSLPKELDEAVEVCIDFLREK, encoded by the coding sequence ATGAATTTAATCAAACATAAAAATATAATCCTGAAAGGTCAAAAAGAATTTCTAGCTGATGCTTTTTATCTTGAGTCTAAAGAAAAATTTCCATTAATCATTTTTGTTCACGGCTACAAAGGCTACAAAGATTGGGGTGCTTGGGAACTGATGGGAGAGACGTTTGCGAAAGCCGGATTTTATTTTGTTAAATTCAATTTTTCACATAATGGAACTACGATTGAATACCCAAATCAATTTGCAGACTTAGAAGCTTTTGGAGAAAATAATTATTCCAAAGAACTAGAAGATTTGGAAGTGGTTATAAATCATTTTAAAAATCAGAAAGAAGTTGATTCTCAAAATATAACTTTACTTGGGCACAGTAGAGGTGGAGGGATTTCTATAATCAAAGCTTCTGAAAATAGTTCGATTTCAAAGTTAATTACACTAGCAAGTGTTTCTACACTTGACAGATTTCCTAAAGATGAAGCTTTTGAAAACTGGAAAAATGAAGGTGTTTACTTAGTAGAAAATGCCAGGACTAAACAAAAAATGCCTCATTATTTTGAGTTCTATCAAGATTTTGAAATTAATAAAGAAAGATTTGATGTAGAAAAAGCCTGTGAAAAACTCGCAATTCCAAGTTTATTTATTCACGGTTCTGCTGACGAATCTGTTTCTTTAAGCCATTCTGAAAATCTTAAACAATGGACAAAGGATTCTCAAATCAAAATCATTGGAAATGCCAATCACACTTTTGGGGCAAAAGAACCTTGGGAAGACGATTCTCTTCCAAAAGAATTAGATGAAGCCGTTGAAGTTTGTATTGATTTTTTAAGAGAAAAATAA